From Candidatus Gastranaerophilales bacterium, one genomic window encodes:
- the fabG gene encoding 3-oxoacyl-[acyl-carrier-protein] reductase: MTDTKVALVTGASRGIGRACALELAKAGYTIIVNYAGNEEAANKTVNDIKTLGVEAIAMKFDVSNQEAVVEAIANIMEQFGRIDVLVNNAGITRDNLLIRLKSEDWNAVINTNLNSAFYVTQPVSKIMMKQRAGAIVNMASIVGIYGNAGQANYAAAKAGIIGFTKATAKELASRGIRVNAVAPGFIQTDMTKDLKNMDKLADAIPMKRLGNVEDIAKTVKFLAVDADYITGQVLAVDGGLVI, translated from the coding sequence ATGACAGATACAAAAGTTGCATTAGTAACGGGAGCATCTCGAGGCATTGGCAGAGCATGTGCTCTAGAACTTGCAAAAGCAGGATACACAATAATTGTAAACTATGCAGGTAACGAAGAAGCTGCAAATAAAACAGTCAATGACATCAAAACTCTCGGAGTAGAAGCAATTGCGATGAAATTTGACGTGTCAAACCAAGAAGCTGTTGTTGAAGCAATAGCAAATATAATGGAACAATTCGGTAGAATTGACGTATTAGTCAATAACGCAGGAATTACTCGAGATAATCTTTTAATCAGGTTAAAATCTGAAGATTGGAACGCAGTAATTAACACAAATTTAAACAGTGCATTTTATGTAACACAACCTGTTTCAAAGATAATGATGAAACAAAGAGCAGGTGCAATAGTAAACATGGCAAGTATTGTCGGAATCTATGGTAATGCAGGTCAAGCCAATTATGCAGCAGCAAAAGCAGGTATAATCGGTTTTACCAAAGCAACAGCCAAAGAACTAGCATCAAGAGGAATCAGGGTTAACGCAGTAGCTCCAGGATTTATTCAAACCGACATGACCAAAGACTTAAAGAACATGGACAAACTTGCAGACGCCATTCCAATGAAAAGACTCGGCAATGTCGAAGATATTGCTAAAACTGTAAAATTCTTAGCGGTCGATGCTGATTATATTACAGGGCAAGTCTTAGCCGTTGATGGCGGATTAGTTATCTAA
- a CDS encoding acyl carrier protein has product MSTVFERVKKVVVEQLSVEEGLVTPEASFTADLGADSLDTVELVMAFEEEFGCEIPDEEAEKIATVQDAVNYIEANS; this is encoded by the coding sequence ATGAGTACAGTTTTTGAGAGAGTAAAAAAAGTTGTTGTAGAACAATTAAGTGTTGAAGAAGGATTAGTAACTCCTGAAGCTAGCTTTACAGCTGATTTAGGTGCGGATTCTTTGGATACAGTTGAATTAGTAATGGCTTTTGAAGAAGAATTCGGTTGCGAAATTCCTGATGAAGAAGCTGAAAAAATAGCAACAGTCCAAGACGCTGTTAACTACATTGAAGCTAATTCATAA
- a CDS encoding ketoacyl-ACP synthase III, which yields MTIPVMIAGVGYAVPDTVVTNEDLTKILETSDEWISTRTGIKERRICNGNEDATDLGITAAKKALEKAKMNGSEIELVIAAASVPTMAYPSTACQVQLAIGAKNAAGFDVTAACSGLLYAMNIAKAFIKAGTYKKILVVATDANSKFVDWTDRSTCVLFGDGAGAMVLKESEDGVDDIIQLDMFSEPECGKFIKMPITGHNCPLVEPNETRPQHIEMNGKEVYKFVVTKMPNYIVDCVEKSGLKPEDIDYLIPHQANVRIIDAMADRLGYDNNKVIVNIEKYGNTSAASIPIALVEGVSEGKIKLPCKAILTGFGAGMTCATSVVRLREGVA from the coding sequence ATGACTATACCTGTAATGATTGCCGGTGTTGGCTATGCAGTCCCAGACACCGTAGTTACTAATGAAGATTTAACAAAGATTTTAGAAACAAGCGATGAATGGATTTCGACAAGAACAGGCATCAAAGAAAGAAGAATTTGTAACGGCAATGAAGATGCTACAGATTTAGGTATTACGGCGGCTAAAAAAGCTCTTGAAAAAGCAAAAATGAACGGTTCTGAAATAGAATTAGTTATAGCAGCTGCTTCAGTGCCAACTATGGCCTACCCATCAACAGCATGCCAAGTTCAGCTTGCCATCGGAGCAAAGAACGCTGCTGGTTTTGACGTCACAGCCGCTTGTTCAGGACTTTTGTACGCTATGAACATAGCTAAAGCATTTATAAAAGCAGGTACTTACAAAAAGATTTTAGTTGTAGCAACAGATGCCAACTCAAAGTTTGTTGATTGGACAGACCGTTCAACTTGTGTCTTATTTGGCGACGGTGCAGGTGCTATGGTTTTAAAAGAATCAGAAGACGGCGTTGATGATATTATTCAACTTGATATGTTTTCAGAACCTGAATGTGGCAAATTTATAAAAATGCCGATTACAGGACATAATTGTCCACTTGTTGAACCAAATGAAACCCGACCTCAACATATCGAAATGAACGGCAAGGAAGTTTATAAATTTGTTGTGACAAAAATGCCTAACTACATTGTCGATTGTGTTGAAAAATCAGGCTTAAAACCTGAAGATATCGACTATTTAATTCCACACCAAGCAAACGTTAGAATTATTGACGCAATGGCAGACAGGCTTGGCTACGACAACAACAAAGTAATTGTAAATATTGAAAAATACGGCAACACATCTGCTGCCTCTATTCCTATAGCATTGGTTGAAGGTGTCAGTGAAGGAAAAATTAAATTACCTTGCAAAGCAATTTTAACAGGGTTCGGTGCAGGCATGACATGTGCAACATCGGTCGTTAGACTAAGAGAAGGAGTTGCTTAA
- the mgtE gene encoding magnesium transporter, whose product MLNVENIVDRIKEKIEDENFSQLKGTLDSYHSADLAEILKELKPEERLIAFKNIVEEDKAAEIIEYLPPQYQVELLSDLGEEYASKLIMKMHHDEIADVLADMEDSDSETYLNKLPAKFSNEVRELLAYKEDTAGGIMTPNTITVNKDMRVEDVLSFIRIRAEKDDVELYYLYVIDNQKHLLGVVSLRALLTKPYKTKVEDIMTKDIVKLHIDDPQDAVADIFMKYQYSALPVVDLYNRLKGMITWDDAQDIIEEETTDEIYTSSGINTDLVDEDEILSGSTINAIRARIPWLLITLVGEFIAVRVADHFEATLHAIPIIAIFMPLLAGLGGNIGTQSITLMVRGLSTGQVSLSGAFYHIFREMKVGLTIGIIFGALVSAVTFGWRHNVELGLVVGAAMVINMTLATFLGTITPFALKKINVDPAIASGPVIATTIDVLGLATYFTLVTIFLVKII is encoded by the coding sequence ATGCTAAACGTCGAAAATATAGTAGATAGAATAAAAGAAAAAATTGAGGATGAAAATTTTTCTCAACTTAAAGGTACACTTGATAGCTATCATAGTGCTGATTTGGCTGAAATTTTAAAAGAATTAAAGCCTGAAGAAAGACTCATTGCATTTAAAAATATCGTCGAAGAAGATAAAGCAGCAGAAATTATTGAGTATTTGCCTCCACAATATCAAGTCGAACTATTGTCTGATCTTGGTGAAGAATATGCTTCTAAATTAATAATGAAGATGCACCACGACGAAATTGCAGACGTTTTGGCAGACATGGAAGATAGCGACTCTGAAACATACTTAAACAAATTGCCGGCTAAATTTTCTAATGAAGTAAGAGAATTGCTTGCTTATAAAGAAGACACGGCAGGCGGAATAATGACGCCAAACACCATAACTGTGAACAAAGATATGCGAGTTGAAGATGTGCTTTCTTTTATCAGAATCAGAGCTGAAAAAGATGATGTTGAGCTATATTATTTGTATGTAATTGATAACCAAAAGCATTTGCTCGGCGTTGTAAGTTTAAGAGCATTACTTACTAAGCCTTACAAAACAAAAGTCGAAGATATAATGACTAAAGATATCGTCAAATTGCATATTGATGACCCGCAAGATGCGGTAGCTGATATTTTCATGAAATACCAATACAGTGCATTACCTGTCGTGGATTTATATAATCGTCTAAAAGGTATGATTACGTGGGATGACGCACAAGACATTATTGAAGAAGAAACGACTGATGAAATTTATACATCATCAGGTATCAACACTGACTTGGTCGATGAAGATGAAATCTTGAGCGGAAGCACAATCAACGCAATCAGGGCTCGCATACCTTGGCTTTTGATAACTCTTGTAGGCGAATTTATAGCGGTAAGAGTTGCCGACCATTTTGAAGCAACCTTGCATGCAATTCCTATTATCGCTATTTTTATGCCACTATTAGCTGGGCTCGGAGGCAACATCGGAACGCAAAGCATAACACTTATGGTTCGTGGTCTTTCAACAGGGCAAGTTTCATTGAGCGGGGCTTTTTATCATATATTTAGAGAAATGAAAGTCGGGCTTACTATCGGGATTATTTTCGGTGCACTTGTTTCTGCCGTAACTTTCGGCTGGCGACATAATGTAGAACTTGGTCTTGTTGTAGGAGCTGCAATGGTTATAAATATGACTTTGGCAACATTCCTCGGCACAATTACTCCATTTGCCCTAAAGAAAATAAACGTTGACCCTGCTATCGCATCAGGGCCAGTAATTGCAACCACTATAGATGTTTTGGGGCTTGCTACATATTTTACATTGGTGACAATTTTCTTGGTAAAAATCATTTAA
- a CDS encoding sugar phosphate isomerase/epimerase, translating into MNISLSSTITKNIKESANLAMELNLGMEISRIPNYQNIDTEMNSIIKKLQNDLDGFKNFLTLHGMFFDLNIASKDTAIREISRKRFYQSLEVAKSINAKEIVFHSGNKCMKHYVSQEKFINGSIEFWQEAINDFEKAGITAVIENVHEREPEPILQTVVGVNSPYLKCTLDTGHANLFSKVPINVWIETYGKELIHMHIHNNFNKNDDHNSINNGTIDFSTVFASIKKANINPTIIFETFKKENLIEDINYLKEIYGENICLKN; encoded by the coding sequence ATGAATATTTCACTTTCATCAACTATAACAAAAAATATCAAAGAGTCTGCAAATTTAGCAATGGAGCTCAATTTAGGAATGGAGATAAGCAGAATTCCTAACTACCAAAATATTGATACGGAGATGAATTCGATTATCAAAAAGCTTCAAAATGACCTTGATGGCTTCAAGAATTTTTTGACTTTACACGGAATGTTTTTCGACTTAAATATTGCCTCAAAAGACACTGCAATCAGAGAAATTTCACGCAAAAGATTCTATCAATCTCTTGAGGTTGCAAAATCAATAAATGCAAAAGAAATAGTTTTTCACTCTGGCAATAAATGTATGAAGCATTACGTTTCGCAAGAAAAATTTATAAACGGCTCAATTGAATTTTGGCAAGAGGCAATCAATGATTTTGAAAAAGCAGGGATTACAGCTGTTATTGAAAATGTCCATGAAAGAGAACCTGAACCCATTTTGCAAACGGTTGTAGGGGTTAACTCTCCTTATTTAAAATGCACATTGGACACAGGGCACGCCAATTTGTTCTCGAAGGTACCTATAAACGTTTGGATTGAAACATATGGAAAAGAACTTATCCATATGCACATTCATAATAATTTCAACAAAAACGATGACCACAATAGTATAAACAACGGCACAATTGACTTTTCAACAGTATTTGCCAGTATAAAAAAAGCGAATATAAACCCGACAATCATTTTTGAAACATTTAAAAAAGAAAATCTAATAGAAGATATAAATTATTTAAAAGAAATTTATGGAGAAAATATATGTCTCAAAAATTAA
- the fabD gene encoding ACP S-malonyltransferase, protein MKKLAVIFPGQGAQAIGMGLDIFNNSPAAKNVFKTANKVLGRNISDICFEGPEDALKQTFNTQPAILAVEIAALEALKEKTSLNIEYTAGHSLGEYAAIYASGSIDLENAFKLIQKRAELMDKAATSTKGTMTAVLGLNKEKVEPVLNELNTSGVVSVANFNSPEQIVITGEIDAVNEASTALKEAGARRVIPLAVSGAFHSPLMKDAAMEFATFVKSCEINNSNFPVLTNVDAKETTNKNDFLEKMPKQIYSSVYWTQTIQEMVKNGVDTIIEVGPGKVLAGLNKKIDSSITTYNIYDMPSLEATIEALNMAAV, encoded by the coding sequence ATGAAAAAATTGGCAGTTATTTTTCCGGGACAAGGTGCCCAAGCTATCGGCATGGGATTAGATATATTTAATAATTCACCTGCTGCAAAAAATGTTTTCAAAACAGCAAACAAAGTTTTAGGTAGAAATATTTCAGATATTTGTTTTGAAGGACCAGAAGACGCTTTAAAGCAAACTTTCAACACGCAACCGGCTATATTAGCTGTTGAAATCGCTGCACTAGAAGCTTTAAAAGAAAAAACATCATTAAATATAGAATATACAGCAGGCCACAGTTTGGGTGAATACGCTGCAATATATGCTTCAGGTTCTATTGACTTAGAAAATGCTTTTAAATTAATACAAAAAAGAGCTGAACTAATGGACAAAGCGGCGACTTCCACAAAAGGTACAATGACTGCAGTATTAGGATTAAACAAAGAGAAAGTCGAACCAGTTTTAAACGAATTAAACACGTCAGGAGTTGTGTCTGTAGCGAATTTCAATTCTCCTGAACAAATAGTAATCACAGGTGAAATAGATGCTGTAAACGAAGCTTCAACAGCTTTAAAAGAAGCAGGTGCCAGAAGAGTTATACCTTTAGCTGTTTCTGGAGCATTCCACTCTCCATTGATGAAAGATGCAGCAATGGAATTTGCGACATTTGTTAAGTCATGTGAAATAAATAATTCAAACTTCCCTGTATTAACGAATGTTGATGCAAAGGAAACAACAAATAAAAATGATTTTCTTGAAAAAATGCCCAAACAGATTTATTCATCTGTATATTGGACTCAAACAATTCAAGAAATGGTTAAAAACGGAGTGGATACAATCATTGAAGTAGGTCCAGGTAAAGTTTTAGCTGGATTAAACAAAAAAATTGATTCATCAATTACAACATATAACATTTACGACATGCCATCATTAGAAGCTACAATTGAAGCTTTGAATATGGCAGCTGTATAA
- a CDS encoding hydrolase has translation MSQKLNTEKSELLIIDVQEKLVAMLNKKVVDSKTAILAATANTLEIPTIITEQYPQGLGGTVDIVKTKLPPNSTILEKTTFSACETAPVMKTIEATNKSQIIICGIEAHICVLQTALDLINKGYEVFVVKDACASRNKEEFKLAIKRLEQAGAIITCVEMVLFELLGSAKHPKFKELQALIK, from the coding sequence ATGTCTCAAAAATTAAATACAGAAAAATCAGAGTTGTTAATAATTGATGTGCAAGAAAAATTAGTTGCGATGCTGAATAAAAAAGTTGTAGATTCAAAAACCGCAATATTGGCAGCAACAGCTAATACACTGGAGATACCTACAATCATTACCGAGCAATACCCTCAAGGGCTTGGAGGAACCGTCGATATTGTAAAAACGAAATTACCTCCTAACTCTACAATATTAGAAAAGACCACCTTTAGTGCTTGCGAAACTGCTCCCGTGATGAAGACCATTGAAGCAACGAATAAAAGCCAAATTATTATTTGCGGGATTGAAGCTCATATTTGCGTGCTTCAAACTGCTTTAGACTTAATAAATAAAGGCTACGAGGTTTTTGTTGTAAAAGACGCCTGTGCCTCTCGAAATAAAGAAGAATTTAAACTTGCAATAAAAAGACTGGAACAAGCAGGTGCAATAATTACTTGTGTCGAAATGGTTCTTTTTGAACTATTAGGGAGTGCCAAACACCCTAAGTTTAAAGAATTACAAGCACTTATCAAATAG
- the fabF gene encoding beta-ketoacyl-ACP synthase II: MSKRRVVVTGIGAVSPFGVGVDTLWNNVKAGNSGISTIENMDLEGHTVHIAGEVKNFDPTEHGIDPKDAKKMDRFIHFAMVAATEAVEDSGVSTDNVDPYRFGVIVGSAAGGFRTIEKNHKAMIDRGPTKCSPFTIPMLICDMGAGRISIKYGAKGINKAIVTACATSAHSVGDAFRSIQWGEADVIIAGGAEATICNIGVGAFTSARTLSKRNDEPQKASRPYDQDRDGFVMAEGAGILVLEELEHAKARGAKIYAEVIGYGQTADAYDIVAPAPDGAGATKAMENAVKDAKIDPAEVKYVNAHGTSTGLGDIAESQAIANVFGDLDKNPELKVSSTKSMTGHMLGASGAIESIICIETINNGVVPPTINLDKQDERVANLNYVANKAQEAKVDVALSNSFGFGGHNASLVFKKFKN, encoded by the coding sequence ATGAGTAAAAGAAGAGTAGTAGTGACCGGAATTGGAGCGGTATCTCCTTTCGGCGTTGGTGTTGATACACTATGGAATAATGTAAAAGCTGGTAACAGCGGTATATCAACTATTGAAAACATGGATTTAGAAGGTCACACAGTTCATATAGCAGGTGAAGTTAAAAATTTCGATCCGACAGAGCATGGCATAGACCCTAAAGATGCTAAAAAAATGGATAGATTTATTCACTTTGCAATGGTTGCAGCGACAGAAGCGGTCGAAGATTCAGGTGTATCGACAGACAATGTTGACCCTTATAGATTCGGTGTAATCGTTGGATCTGCAGCAGGCGGTTTTAGAACAATTGAAAAAAATCATAAAGCAATGATTGATAGAGGTCCTACAAAATGTTCGCCTTTCACAATTCCAATGCTAATTTGTGATATGGGTGCAGGTAGAATTTCTATAAAATACGGTGCTAAAGGAATTAATAAAGCAATAGTAACAGCATGTGCCACTTCTGCACACTCAGTTGGTGATGCATTCCGCTCAATCCAATGGGGTGAAGCAGATGTAATCATTGCCGGCGGTGCTGAAGCAACTATATGCAATATCGGAGTCGGTGCTTTTACAAGTGCAAGAACCCTATCTAAAAGAAATGATGAACCTCAAAAAGCATCAAGACCTTATGACCAAGACCGTGATGGTTTTGTCATGGCTGAAGGTGCTGGCATATTAGTTCTTGAAGAACTTGAACATGCTAAAGCAAGAGGGGCAAAAATATACGCTGAGGTTATCGGCTATGGGCAAACAGCAGATGCTTATGACATTGTAGCCCCGGCACCGGATGGAGCGGGAGCTACAAAAGCAATGGAAAATGCTGTTAAAGATGCAAAAATAGACCCTGCTGAAGTTAAATATGTAAATGCCCACGGGACAAGTACCGGATTAGGCGACATCGCTGAATCTCAAGCGATAGCTAATGTTTTTGGTGATTTAGATAAAAATCCGGAATTAAAAGTAAGTTCGACAAAATCAATGACTGGGCATATGCTTGGAGCATCAGGAGCTATTGAATCCATTATATGTATTGAAACAATTAATAATGGAGTTGTTCCTCCAACTATCAATCTTGACAAGCAAGATGAAAGAGTAGCGAACTTAAACTACGTAGCAAACAAAGCTCAAGAAGCAAAAGTTGACGTAGCTCTTTCGAATTCTTTCGGGTTTGGTGGACATAATGCTTCACTTGTTTTTAAAAAATTTAAAAATTAG